A stretch of the Campylobacter sp. 19-13652 genome encodes the following:
- a CDS encoding N-6 DNA methylase: protein MKSSSALSMHTTPKTWIKFIKGCLGSSGFYNLPSLKKAFYHRATMITKENFRALLEHLGFVKMGKIYTKTIDSYELKVDFTNEKLIYPDGLIAERDTTKNFNQPENFVVFECVHNLLQSGYKPEHIILEQGMPGGHGMTGGFCDIIVQDNDKQPYLLIECKTADSNKSKEFSRAWAKMQKDGGQLFNYYNSYRQAKWLCLYTSDFANEKVEILYHLISMTDNFEYLGNNKKLLSFEKVKAENGSKADYFKVWSETYQQDFISHNLFESEVFKIGNRPYNVGDLKIVDNTTIQKKYHQFATIMRQHNVSARENAFDKLVNLFLCKVVDEKVNPENLKVYWKGAASDNHYDLQDRLQQLYQIGMKEFLDEEVTYISEETINKAFYLFKNQKDETKRTVMEYFTQLKFYSNNPFAFLDVHNEKLFFQNAVILKEIVQMLQDIKLKNDTEQHQFLGDLFEGFLDQGVKQSEGQFFTPMPIVKFLISSLPLNGFLKDEKVPKVIDYACGAGHFLTEYATQIKPIVLESGRNLQEFYHNIYGIEKEYRLSKVAKVSAFMYGQDEMDIIYADALAQNEKIKDGAFSLLVANPPYSVKGFLATLSDEDKEKFTLYPYVSNEESFNAIEAFFVERAKQLLHSNGIAVIVLPSSILSNGNIYIKCREIILQYFDLIAIVEFGSGTFGKTGTNTATLFLRRKSNTPDLNEHYKNRVTQWQSGNFGFDGLFEDAHLLDEYCKHCGFDLVHYQEFLKASYEMPPEIVEYEIFQEYKKVFDSSSITKEILKRNKRDEEKLLREVNEAKKQKLQSDINERMVKLNKACVTYIKEIESDKLHHFMLAKNNPQEVLIIKMPSGKTEEKAFLGYEWSDAKGNEGIKYLNTQSNDDSELKNLQGINQIQTPLFNPRNLNDENKLNHLIRQNFLGNLSSIPEPLTAFASLLPLTQMLDFERAEFNKALRTSAQKKLEIVSKYPLVKLGDVCVFVKNGKNVSQIDGDGKYKVSRIETIASGKFDLNAVKYTKDDVENDSFWDKGDIALSHINSPKHLGKTALFDIDEKIVHGVNVLRLKINENLAKPYYVFTISKLDIFHDSVLRLCKKAVHQASISITDLKTIKIPIPPLEIQQKIIEECQKIDEEYENSRMKIEEYRAKIAQIFNDLEIIGGGGKLLKINELCVINPSKSEIKSLGNNLMVSFVEMASVSNNGFIEYKIDKPLGELRKGSYTYFRENDVIIAKITPCMENGKCALVTELTNQIGMGSSEFHVFRANQEKISPAFLFYSLNREAIRQEAEKNMTGSSGHRRVPISFYENLKIPVPDLAIQEKIVSQVSDIEAKIAQLQAQMSSIKEKKKAVLDKFLL, encoded by the coding sequence ATGAAATCAAGCAGTGCTTTGAGTATGCATACTACACCAAAAACGTGGATAAAATTTATAAAAGGGTGTTTGGGGAGTAGTGGTTTTTATAACCTACCATCATTAAAAAAAGCATTTTACCATAGGGCAACAATGATTACAAAAGAGAATTTTAGGGCACTGCTTGAGCACTTAGGTTTTGTAAAAATGGGTAAAATTTATACAAAAACCATTGATAGCTACGAGTTAAAAGTTGATTTTACTAATGAAAAATTGATTTATCCAGATGGGTTAATTGCTGAACGAGATACCACAAAAAACTTTAACCAACCTGAAAATTTTGTTGTATTTGAATGTGTGCACAACTTATTACAATCAGGCTACAAGCCAGAGCATATTATTTTAGAGCAAGGAATGCCTGGTGGACATGGAATGACGGGCGGCTTTTGCGATATTATTGTGCAAGATAATGATAAGCAGCCCTATCTGCTCATTGAGTGCAAAACAGCGGATAGCAATAAAAGTAAAGAATTTTCACGTGCTTGGGCAAAAATGCAAAAAGATGGTGGGCAACTTTTTAATTATTACAATAGCTACCGCCAAGCCAAATGGCTATGCCTATACACCAGTGATTTTGCCAATGAGAAAGTAGAAATTTTATATCATTTAATTTCAATGACGGATAACTTTGAATATTTAGGCAACAACAAAAAATTATTAAGTTTTGAAAAGGTAAAAGCCGAAAATGGCTCAAAAGCAGATTATTTTAAAGTATGGAGCGAAACGTATCAGCAAGATTTTATTTCGCACAACCTATTTGAAAGCGAAGTCTTTAAAATCGGAAACCGTCCTTATAACGTGGGTGATTTAAAAATTGTCGACAATACCACGATACAGAAAAAATATCATCAATTTGCCACTATTATGCGTCAGCACAATGTCTCTGCACGTGAAAACGCCTTTGATAAATTAGTGAATTTATTCTTGTGCAAAGTGGTTGATGAAAAAGTTAATCCTGAAAACTTAAAAGTTTATTGGAAAGGGGCAGCAAGCGATAACCATTACGACTTGCAAGACCGCCTGCAACAGCTTTATCAGATTGGAATGAAAGAGTTTTTAGATGAAGAAGTTACTTACATAAGCGAAGAAACCATAAATAAAGCCTTTTATCTATTTAAAAATCAAAAAGATGAAACCAAACGCACAGTAATGGAATATTTCACGCAATTGAAATTTTACTCCAATAATCCATTTGCTTTTTTAGATGTTCATAATGAAAAACTCTTCTTTCAAAATGCTGTCATCTTGAAAGAAATCGTGCAAATGCTACAAGATATTAAACTTAAAAATGATACCGAGCAACACCAATTTTTAGGCGACTTATTTGAAGGCTTTTTAGATCAAGGAGTAAAGCAATCAGAAGGGCAATTTTTTACCCCAATGCCGATTGTGAAATTCTTAATTTCCAGTTTACCATTAAATGGGTTTTTAAAAGATGAAAAAGTTCCTAAAGTGATTGATTATGCTTGTGGTGCTGGACATTTCTTAACTGAGTATGCCACCCAAATAAAGCCCATAGTCTTAGAAAGCGGTAGAAATTTGCAGGAATTTTATCACAATATTTATGGAATTGAGAAAGAATATCGTCTTTCTAAAGTCGCCAAAGTTTCTGCTTTTATGTATGGGCAAGACGAAATGGATATTATTTATGCCGATGCTTTAGCACAAAATGAAAAAATCAAAGATGGTGCATTTTCACTATTAGTTGCCAATCCGCCTTATAGCGTAAAAGGATTTCTTGCTACTTTAAGCGATGAAGATAAAGAAAAATTTACGCTTTATCCATATGTTTCTAATGAAGAAAGTTTTAATGCAATTGAAGCTTTCTTTGTTGAGAGAGCCAAACAGCTGTTGCATTCAAACGGAATTGCTGTAATAGTGCTGCCTTCTTCTATATTAAGCAATGGTAATATATACATTAAATGTCGAGAAATTATTTTACAATATTTTGATTTAATCGCTATTGTCGAATTTGGCTCAGGCACATTTGGCAAAACAGGCACCAATACCGCAACATTATTTTTGCGCCGCAAAAGCAATACGCCAGATTTAAATGAACATTATAAAAATCGCGTAACACAATGGCAATCGGGCAATTTTGGCTTTGATGGCTTATTTGAAGATGCACATTTATTGGATGAATATTGCAAGCACTGCGGATTTGATTTAGTCCATTACCAAGAATTTTTAAAAGCAAGCTATGAAATGCCGCCTGAAATAGTGGAGTATGAGATTTTTCAAGAGTATAAAAAAGTTTTTGATAGTAGCTCAATTACTAAAGAGATATTAAAACGCAACAAACGTGATGAAGAAAAACTATTAAGAGAAGTAAACGAAGCTAAAAAACAAAAATTACAGTCCGATATTAATGAACGCATGGTTAAATTAAATAAGGCTTGCGTTACTTATATTAAAGAAATTGAATCTGATAAACTACATCATTTTATGCTGGCGAAAAATAACCCACAAGAAGTATTAATTATCAAAATGCCGTCAGGCAAGACAGAGGAAAAAGCCTTTTTAGGCTATGAATGGAGTGATGCAAAAGGCAATGAAGGGATTAAATATCTCAATACTCAATCTAATGATGACAGTGAATTAAAAAATTTACAAGGGATTAATCAGATCCAAACACCTTTATTTAATCCACGAAATTTAAATGACGAAAATAAACTCAATCATTTAATTCGCCAAAATTTTTTAGGTAATCTTAGCAGCATTCCTGAACCTTTAACTGCTTTTGCTAGTTTATTGCCTTTAACGCAAATGCTGGATTTTGAAAGAGCAGAGTTTAATAAAGCATTGCGCACCAGTGCACAGAAAAAATTGGAGATAGTGAGTAAATATCCGCTTGTGAAATTGGGGGATGTTTGTGTTTTTGTTAAAAACGGCAAGAATGTTTCTCAGATAGATGGCGATGGGAAGTATAAGGTTTCAAGAATCGAGACGATCGCTAGCGGAAAATTTGATTTAAATGCTGTTAAATATACTAAAGACGATGTTGAAAATGATAGTTTTTGGGATAAAGGGGATATAGCTTTAAGTCATATAAACAGCCCTAAACATTTAGGCAAGACAGCGTTATTTGATATTGATGAAAAGATAGTTCACGGAGTCAATGTATTAAGACTTAAAATAAATGAAAATTTAGCTAAGCCTTATTATGTTTTTACCATCTCAAAATTAGATATTTTTCATGATTCAGTCCTTAGGCTATGTAAAAAAGCTGTTCACCAAGCCAGCATTAGTATAACAGATTTAAAAACAATAAAAATCCCCATACCCCCATTAGAAATTCAACAAAAAATTATTGAAGAATGCCAAAAAATTGACGAAGAATACGAAAATAGTCGTATGAAAATTGAAGAATATAGAGCAAAAATAGCCCAAATTTTCAACGATTTAGAAATTATTGGGGGGGGGGGTAAACTCCTAAAAATTAATGAGCTATGCGTTATTAATCCATCTAAATCTGAAATTAAATCACTGGGAAATAATCTAATGGTTTCATTTGTCGAAATGGCCTCTGTAAGCAATAATGGATTTATTGAATATAAAATCGATAAGCCACTTGGCGAATTACGCAAAGGCTCATATACTTATTTTCGCGAAAACGATGTCATCATTGCCAAGATAACCCCTTGTATGGAGAATGGTAAATGTGCTTTGGTAACAGAATTAACCAATCAAATTGGTATGGGAAGTTCTGAATTTCACGTTTTTAGAGCAAATCAAGAAAAGATTTCGCCAGCATTTTTATTTTACTCTTTAAATCGTGAAGCAATTCGCCAAGAAGCTGAAAAGAATATGACAGGTTCAAGCGGACATCGTCGTGTTCCAATTTCATTTTATGAGAATCTAAAAATCCCCGTCCCCGACCTTGCTATACAAGAAAAAATCGTTAGCCAAGTGAGTGACATTGAAGCCAAAATCGCCCAGCTACAAGCGCAAATGTCGAGCATAAAAGAAAAGAAAAAAGCAGTGCTTGATAAATTTCTTTTATAA
- the purB gene encoding adenylosuccinate lyase, translating into MVARYSRDVMADKWSTQAKYDAWLRVELAAVRAWNKLGLIPDADCEKITKNAKFNIARIDEIEKTTKHDVIAFLTSVAESLGDESRWVHYGMTSSDCIDTAVALQIRDSLELIDADIDALLAAIKRRANEHKYTLMVGRSHGIHGEPITFGLVLAIWHDEIKRAKALLNHAKDVISVGAISGAMGNFAHAPLELEELVCAELGLKPAPASNQVVQRDRYAQVMSALAVLAASCEKIAVAIRHYQRTEVYEVEEYFSAGQKGSSAMPHKRNPVLSENITGLCRMIRSYATPALENVALWHERDISHSSVERFILPDGFVTADFMLARLTGLIENFIVYPENMLKNLNLTGGLVFSQRVLLELPLRGVSREDAYRIVQRNAMKVWGDLGQGKAALNERGESLFLEHLLADDELRKSVSADEIKQCFEYAYYTKNVDKIYKRVFGE; encoded by the coding sequence ATGGTAGCAAGATATTCAAGAGACGTAATGGCGGATAAATGGAGCACTCAGGCAAAGTATGACGCGTGGCTGCGTGTGGAGCTAGCAGCGGTTAGAGCGTGGAACAAGCTAGGGCTCATCCCAGACGCAGACTGCGAGAAAATCACCAAAAACGCTAAATTTAATATCGCTCGCATTGACGAGATAGAAAAGACGACAAAGCACGATGTCATCGCGTTTTTAACAAGCGTCGCCGAAAGCCTGGGCGATGAGAGCCGCTGGGTGCATTACGGCATGACTAGCTCAGACTGCATAGACACCGCCGTGGCACTGCAGATCCGTGATAGCCTAGAGCTAATAGACGCCGACATCGACGCCCTACTAGCCGCCATAAAACGCCGTGCAAACGAGCACAAATACACCCTGATGGTCGGCCGCAGCCACGGCATACACGGCGAGCCTATCACCTTTGGGCTGGTGCTGGCTATCTGGCACGATGAGATAAAGCGTGCAAAAGCCCTGCTAAATCACGCCAAAGATGTCATCAGCGTGGGTGCGATAAGCGGCGCTATGGGTAACTTCGCCCACGCCCCGCTCGAGCTTGAGGAGCTGGTGTGTGCGGAGCTAGGCTTAAAGCCAGCCCCAGCGAGCAATCAAGTCGTGCAGCGAGACCGCTACGCACAGGTGATGAGTGCGCTTGCGGTGCTAGCGGCAAGCTGCGAGAAAATCGCCGTCGCCATACGCCACTACCAGCGGACTGAAGTGTATGAGGTGGAGGAGTATTTTAGCGCAGGGCAAAAGGGCAGCTCGGCTATGCCGCACAAGCGAAACCCAGTGCTAAGCGAAAACATCACGGGGCTTTGCCGAATGATACGCAGCTACGCCACGCCAGCTCTCGAAAACGTCGCCCTGTGGCACGAGCGAGACATCAGCCATAGCTCGGTGGAGCGGTTTATCCTGCCTGATGGCTTTGTTACGGCGGATTTTATGCTAGCGCGCCTGACTGGACTAATAGAAAATTTCATCGTCTATCCTGAAAATATGCTTAAAAATTTAAACCTAACAGGCGGGCTTGTCTTTAGCCAAAGAGTGCTTTTAGAGCTGCCGCTACGTGGTGTGAGCAGGGAGGATGCATACCGCATAGTCCAGCGTAATGCGATGAAGGTCTGGGGCGATCTAGGACAGGGTAAAGCGGCTCTAAATGAGCGTGGAGAGAGCCTGTTTTTAGAGCATTTGCTCGCCGATGATGAGCTACGCAAAAGCGTGAGCGCAGATGAAATCAAGCAGTGCTTTGAGTATGCATACTACACCAAAAACGTGGATAAAATTTATAAAAGGGTGTTTGGGGAGTAG
- a CDS encoding HTH domain-containing protein, whose protein sequence is MNECVQVAVATLQTQKQALSPNKIYHVARDLGLSKKLNLKGKTPHRSFSATIYTDLKNNPNTPFEKVQDKPILIKLKGQSLAVKEPKPAPKQGLDANERSFHQALVDYLYADADFNLHCKTIYHERSKKGKSGSDRWLHPDIVGVRFEYASLDERLQNFTKKFYKIPVVLYSFELKKSVSLGELREYYFQAVSNSSWANEGYLVACEFDESDTELMELASKLNASFGIGIISLDIDEPAQSRVLFRAKFKDSIDLVVANELSRKNPDFKAFLGTVIEFDPSKEHRFMNEFDKISK, encoded by the coding sequence ATGAATGAGTGCGTGCAGGTGGCAGTTGCGACTTTGCAAACCCAAAAGCAAGCCCTAAGCCCAAATAAAATATATCACGTCGCACGAGATCTAGGACTAAGCAAAAAGCTAAATTTAAAAGGCAAAACGCCACACAGAAGCTTTTCTGCCACTATCTACACTGACTTAAAAAACAACCCAAACACTCCCTTTGAAAAGGTGCAAGATAAGCCTATTTTAATAAAGCTAAAAGGGCAGAGTCTGGCTGTCAAAGAGCCAAAACCAGCCCCAAAGCAAGGGCTAGACGCTAATGAGAGAAGCTTTCATCAGGCTTTGGTTGATTACCTTTACGCTGACGCTGATTTTAATCTGCACTGCAAGACAATCTATCACGAAAGGAGCAAAAAGGGCAAGTCAGGTAGCGATAGGTGGCTACACCCTGATATAGTAGGAGTGCGGTTTGAGTACGCTAGTCTTGATGAAAGGCTGCAAAATTTCACGAAAAAATTTTATAAAATCCCAGTGGTGCTTTACTCATTTGAGCTTAAAAAGAGTGTGAGTCTTGGCGAGCTTAGGGAGTATTATTTTCAGGCTGTTAGCAACTCCAGCTGGGCGAATGAAGGCTATCTCGTCGCTTGTGAATTTGATGAGAGCGACACGGAGCTAATGGAGCTAGCCAGCAAGCTAAATGCGAGCTTTGGCATAGGCATAATAAGCCTAGACATAGACGAGCCAGCCCAGAGCAGGGTGCTTTTTAGGGCGAAATTTAAAGATAGTATTGATCTAGTAGTGGCAAACGAGCTAAGCCGTAAAAATCCCGATTTTAAGGCATTTTTGGGGACGGTTATAGAGTTTGATCCGAGTAAAGAGCATAGATTTATGAATGAATTTGACAAAATAAGCAAATGA
- a CDS encoding RluA family pseudouridine synthase, which yields MAYERVSIGFSGGESAAAALTRLGYSPKLAQRLIDKGRLFCDFSATKAAWIASGAAGLKWQKLPSGVLKMRLNLKPATFAIGKGGEPFSGDILASDCHQSQPRQNPPQQVKSKTERVSGELFLLRYVPRPKGLKPIFECDEFGVFDKPSGVLSHPNGRGCEYSLYDEIYALWGESACVAHRLDKDTSGLIIVAKNTAAAKQLKGAFEARAVQKRYVALLRGRVDKAELLSAGLVRDMVELDERFCGVLDKSEALSLKSEPFCSAGASECDVGRSFSLGRSGASSCDLGQSGAELASFSAVKNGPVSWSVAENLNRDEIGLANLNTPKNCDLNPTSHDKVKTAQSSEQSTERQAPRQVQLSEQNTKQSEQNVALDDGAAHGSAVAGGSGLAERGLLREIGGQGEQYIYAVAGRDELDKGGMRSACGFDFAVAAPLELVGQEGVAKVKMGVKTDGKPAITLVRVLEYLPQLDATLVECEPLTGRQHQIRVHMFHMKHHILGDPLYGVSDETARAILDGEIAGDEQARATGWHRLCLHASWIKFSFAGREYEFISDDYRAAFGLWSCRLNAR from the coding sequence TTGGCGTATGAGAGAGTGAGTATTGGCTTTAGTGGCGGCGAGAGTGCGGCGGCGGCTTTAACCAGGCTAGGATATAGTCCAAAGCTAGCCCAAAGGCTCATCGATAAGGGCAGGCTTTTTTGCGATTTTAGCGCGACTAAAGCGGCGTGGATAGCTAGCGGTGCGGCTGGGCTAAAGTGGCAAAAACTGCCGTCTGGGGTTTTGAAAATGCGTTTAAATTTAAAGCCAGCGACTTTTGCTATCGGCAAAGGTGGCGAGCCATTTTCTGGCGACATTTTGGCGTCCGATTGCCACCAAAGCCAGCCACGCCAAAATCCCCCGCAGCAGGTAAAAAGCAAGACCGAGCGTGTGAGTGGCGAGCTATTTTTGCTGCGATATGTGCCGCGTCCAAAGGGGCTAAAGCCCATTTTTGAGTGCGATGAGTTTGGGGTCTTTGACAAGCCAAGTGGAGTGCTAAGCCACCCAAACGGCAGGGGCTGCGAGTATAGTTTGTATGATGAAATTTACGCACTTTGGGGCGAGAGTGCCTGCGTGGCGCATAGGCTAGATAAGGACACGAGCGGGCTTATCATCGTCGCAAAAAACACTGCTGCAGCAAAGCAGCTAAAGGGGGCGTTTGAGGCTAGGGCGGTGCAAAAGCGCTACGTCGCACTACTGCGTGGCAGGGTCGATAAGGCAGAGCTTTTAAGTGCTGGGCTGGTGCGTGATATGGTGGAGCTTGATGAGAGATTCTGCGGTGTTTTGGACAAAAGCGAAGCCTTGAGCTTAAAAAGCGAGCCTTTTTGCTCGGCTGGGGCGAGTGAGTGCGACGTGGGACGGAGCTTTTCGCTGGGGCGAAGTGGGGCTAGCTCGTGCGATTTAGGGCAAAGTGGAGCAGAGCTGGCTAGTTTTAGTGCGGTAAAAAACGGGCCAGTCAGCTGGAGCGTGGCGGAAAATTTAAATCGTGATGAAATAGGGCTGGCAAATTTAAATACGCCCAAAAACTGCGATCTAAATCCAACCAGCCACGATAAAGTAAAAACGGCTCAGTCAAGCGAGCAAAGCACGGAGCGACAAGCACCGCGACAAGTCCAGCTAAGCGAGCAAAATACGAAGCAAAGCGAGCAAAATGTGGCGCTCGATGACGGAGCCGCTCACGGGAGTGCGGTGGCTGGGGGGTCTGGGCTTGCGGAGCGTGGTCTCTTGCGGGAGATAGGCGGACAGGGCGAGCAGTATATTTACGCAGTCGCTGGGCGTGATGAGCTAGATAAGGGCGGAATGCGGTCTGCGTGTGGGTTTGATTTTGCCGTCGCTGCACCGCTTGAGCTTGTGGGTCAAGAGGGCGTGGCAAAGGTAAAAATGGGCGTCAAAACGGACGGCAAGCCAGCCATCACGCTCGTGCGAGTGCTGGAGTATCTGCCGCAGCTGGACGCCACGCTGGTCGAGTGCGAGCCGCTCACTGGCAGGCAGCACCAGATCAGGGTGCATATGTTTCATATGAAACATCATATCTTGGGCGACCCGCTTTATGGCGTGAGTGACGAGACGGCTCGGGCGATACTGGACGGCGAGATAGCTGGCGATGAGCAGGCTAGAGCGACTGGCTGGCACAGGCTATGCCTGCATGCGAGCTGGATAAAATTTAGCTTCGCTGGGCGTGAGTATGAATTTATTAGCGATGACTACAGAGCTGCGTTTGGGTTGTGGTCGTGTCGCTTGAATGCTCGTTAA
- a CDS encoding anaerobic ribonucleoside-triphosphate reductase activating protein yields MPITKITPFTTIDYEGFTSAVLYFAGCNMRCVYCYNKEIFLSKTYLDMAQISSFLRSRAGLLDAVVFSGGECTLARDFIGMLSLCKDLGYRIKVDTNGTNTNALANALNLSFIDFVSLDFKASRDKFYLVTKNHGYENFTNTFKLLKDSGIKFEVRTTVHSELLNERDISDMSSELYALGYKGTYHIQNFQKVSDFGFSDNISNNPKEINPHLIKSKIKINFRNFVG; encoded by the coding sequence ATGCCAATAACAAAAATAACGCCTTTTACAACGATTGATTATGAGGGTTTTACCTCTGCTGTACTTTATTTTGCAGGATGTAACATGAGGTGTGTATACTGCTATAATAAAGAGATATTTTTAAGCAAAACATATCTCGATATGGCGCAAATTTCAAGCTTTTTACGCTCTAGAGCTGGCTTACTTGACGCAGTAGTTTTTAGCGGAGGAGAGTGTACTTTGGCTAGAGATTTTATCGGCATGCTTAGCCTTTGTAAGGATTTAGGATACCGCATTAAAGTAGACACAAACGGCACAAATACTAACGCATTAGCTAACGCTTTAAACCTCTCATTTATAGACTTTGTTTCGCTTGATTTTAAAGCTAGTAGAGATAAATTCTATCTCGTTACTAAAAACCATGGCTATGAAAATTTTACAAATACATTTAAACTTTTAAAAGATAGTGGCATTAAATTTGAAGTCCGCACGACAGTACATAGTGAACTTTTAAACGAACGAGATATTTCTGATATGTCTAGTGAGCTTTATGCGCTTGGATACAAAGGCACTTATCATATACAAAACTTCCAAAAAGTCTCAGATTTTGGCTTTTCTGATAATATAAGCAATAATCCAAAGGAGATAAACCCCCACCTTATAAAATCAAAAATAAAGATAAATTTTAGAAACTTTGTAGGTTAA
- a CDS encoding TonB-dependent siderophore receptor yields the protein MKAGLSLVACVLVAGGLGAAQDYSVVLPTVDVEGISEQDFTKGYVAPSNVEVNKNGLSIKETPQSIEAVDVQKNRNYGTNDLSSILEGNSGVDASYDTRGDGIKIRGFSVDGGDIYRDGVRDSGQIRRSTANIERVEILKGPASILYGRSQGGGVINLVSKKANFSPLYKLSARAGSWDRYGGMVDVNHVISDTFAVRLTGDYEQGKSWRDGVKYRNKMISPSFVVTNQDGTVSFEAQYTYDDAWRVPDRNPEKSVYDAMGISYNKGFAHNGDFVKDTLHFLRTELNAELVHDINLKWIAGYRKASQDFDNFFAGTYDVNTRMLTQNYAAQQTDNTTLSSTVLLNREFEGERVGHKVSFGYDYSIEKREPRLKYQRGFTASIDPFASSSSWNSARYDRVSTHNKHKAITHGVFIDDLITFDERYHLLIGGRYDWYEFKSTDINQNSRSYKDGAFSPRIGVLYDITPEHTLYASYSKSFAPYGGNGWVGVSTTTNDIQNLAKKQTNEQYEVGLKSEWANKRFMSTVAVYEIRHKNNRYNPDSNDPYLWAQRDEKSRGIELNLLGELAKGVYMRSSVGYMSAKTSGDEVYGYRNGLELENTTHWQGNVFLRYAYNDLWYLEGGVTAYSKRYHYVYNDAAKSAKGAHLPGFVRVDMSAGYKFSKHASMTLAVNNLFDKEYWRSSSRPGDRRSFMSTFVYEF from the coding sequence ATGAAAGCAGGACTTTCGCTCGTTGCTTGCGTACTCGTTGCTGGGGGATTGGGCGCGGCACAGGATTATTCTGTGGTACTTCCTACTGTTGATGTTGAGGGCATTAGCGAGCAGGATTTTACCAAAGGATATGTCGCACCTAGTAATGTAGAAGTGAATAAAAACGGCTTAAGCATAAAAGAGACCCCACAAAGTATCGAGGCTGTGGATGTGCAGAAAAATCGCAACTACGGCACAAACGACCTCTCAAGCATACTAGAGGGCAACTCTGGCGTAGATGCTAGCTATGATACCAGAGGCGATGGGATAAAGATCCGCGGCTTTAGCGTAGATGGGGGCGATATATACCGTGATGGAGTGCGTGATAGTGGGCAGATACGCCGAAGTACTGCAAATATCGAACGTGTTGAGATACTAAAAGGACCAGCCTCTATACTTTACGGACGCTCTCAAGGTGGTGGCGTGATAAATTTAGTCAGCAAAAAGGCAAATTTCTCGCCTCTTTATAAGCTTTCAGCTAGGGCTGGGTCGTGGGATAGATACGGTGGCATGGTAGATGTAAATCATGTCATAAGCGACACCTTTGCAGTGCGCCTTACTGGCGATTACGAGCAGGGCAAAAGCTGGCGAGATGGCGTAAAATATCGCAATAAAATGATAAGCCCTAGTTTTGTCGTAACCAACCAAGATGGCACAGTGAGCTTTGAAGCGCAGTATACGTACGATGACGCATGGCGCGTACCTGATAGAAACCCTGAAAAATCAGTCTATGATGCCATGGGAATAAGCTACAATAAAGGCTTTGCTCATAATGGAGATTTTGTAAAAGACACTCTGCACTTTCTACGCACAGAGCTAAATGCAGAACTAGTTCATGATATAAATTTAAAGTGGATAGCTGGGTATAGAAAAGCGTCTCAGGATTTTGATAACTTTTTTGCTGGTACTTATGATGTAAATACAAGAATGCTAACGCAAAACTATGCCGCCCAGCAGACAGATAATACAACTCTTTCAAGCACAGTTTTGCTAAACCGTGAATTTGAAGGCGAGAGAGTGGGGCATAAGGTAAGTTTTGGGTATGATTACTCAATCGAAAAGCGTGAGCCGCGGCTAAAATATCAAAGAGGCTTTACTGCTAGCATAGATCCGTTTGCAAGCTCTAGCTCATGGAATAGCGCTAGGTATGATAGGGTAAGCACTCATAATAAGCATAAGGCGATAACGCATGGGGTTTTTATAGATGATCTTATTACATTTGATGAGCGCTATCATTTGCTTATTGGCGGACGGTATGACTGGTATGAGTTTAAAAGCACAGATATAAATCAAAATAGCAGAAGCTATAAAGACGGTGCATTTTCTCCTCGCATAGGTGTGCTTTATGATATTACTCCAGAGCATACGTTGTATGCGAGCTACTCAAAGAGCTTTGCACCATATGGTGGTAACGGTTGGGTAGGTGTGTCAACTACCACAAACGACATACAAAACCTAGCCAAAAAGCAAACCAACGAACAATATGAAGTGGGGCTAAAGAGCGAGTGGGCAAATAAACGCTTTATGAGTACGGTAGCGGTGTATGAGATAAGACATAAAAACAACCGCTACAATCCAGACTCAAACGACCCATATCTATGGGCTCAGCGCGATGAAAAAAGCCGTGGGATAGAGCTAAATTTATTAGGCGAATTAGCTAAGGGTGTATATATGCGAAGCTCTGTAGGCTACATGTCTGCTAAGACTTCAGGCGATGAGGTGTATGGCTACCGTAACGGACTAGAGCTAGAAAACACCACACACTGGCAGGGGAATGTATTCTTGCGGTACGCTTACAACGATCTATGGTATCTTGAAGGTGGCGTAACCGCATACTCAAAGCGCTACCATTATGTCTATAATGATGCCGCAAAAAGCGCAAAAGGAGCGCACCTACCAGGCTTTGTGCGCGTGGATATGAGTGCGGGGTATAAATTTAGTAAGCACGCCTCAATGACGCTGGCGGTAAATAATCTCTTTGATAAAGAGTACTGGCGCTCGTCATCTCGTCCAGGGGATAGACGCTCGTTTATGAGTACCTTTGTGTATGAGTTTTAG